Proteins co-encoded in one Quercus robur chromosome 8, dhQueRobu3.1, whole genome shotgun sequence genomic window:
- the LOC126696201 gene encoding uncharacterized protein LOC126696201 has protein sequence MGYYLTDGIYPSWATFVKTIPAPQDRKRQHFASAQEAVRKDVEHAFGVLQARFAIVRGPARFFHLEMLKVIMMACIILRNMIVEDERHTYLGANDFDYDQINDNGPKLVSHNPTCNLMQFIECHNSIRDRGIHSQLQADLVEYLWQLQGQS, from the coding sequence ATGGGGTACTATCTTACAGATGGTATATATCCATCATGGGCAACATTTGTCAAAACAATTCCAGCACCACAAGACCGTAAAAGACAACATTTTGCTTCCGCACAAGAGGCGGTCAGGAAGGATGTCGAACATGCATTTGGAGTACTTCAAGCGCGATTTGCAATTGTGCGTGGGCCTGCACGTTTTTTCCACCTTGAAATGCTTAAGGTCATTATGATGGCATGTATAATATTGCGTAATATGATCGTTGAAGATGAGCGACATACTTACCTTGGAGCAAATGACTTTGATTATGATCAAATCAACGATAATGGACCCAAACTGGTGTCACATAATCCCACTTGTAACCTTATGCAGTTCATTGAATGTCATAATTCCATTAGAGATAGAGGAATTCATTCTCAACTTCAAGCAGATCTCGTTGAGTATCTATGGCAACTACAAGGCCAGTCGTAG
- the LOC126695303 gene encoding chitin elicitor receptor kinase 1-like, with the protein MKPTLGVLVVVLLMLVSVFSSIAESKCSKGCSLALASYYVWKGSNLTFIAEVLQSDAEVIVSYNKQTIPNKDTVREGIRANVPFPCDCIRGEFLGHEFNYTVNKGDTYTKVAQDYYANLTTYQFLQQTNSQYPTNNIPVGATLKVTVNCSCGNRLVSNDYGLFITYPLRPEDTVESIANATGLDVTLLESYNPGVNFNQGSGLVYIPGKGT; encoded by the coding sequence ATGAAACCCACGTTAGGAGTTTTGGTGGTAGTGTTATTAATGTTGGTCTCAGTTTTTAGTTCTATAGCTGAATCCAAATGTAGCAAAGGATGTAGTTTGGCTTTAGCTTCATACTACGTCTGGAAGGGCTCAAATCTCACATTCATAGCTGAAGTTTTGCAGTCTGACGCCGAAGTAATCGTCAGCTACAACAAGCAAACCATACCCAACAAAGACACTGTTCGAGAGGGTATAAGAGCCAATGTTCCATTTCCATGTGACTGTATCCGCGGAGAGTTTCTGGGTCATGAGTTTAATTACACAGTTAATAAAGGGGACACATATACGAAGGTGGCTCAAGATTACTATGCAAATCTGACCACGTATCAGTTTTTGCAACAGACTAATAGCCAATATCCCACCAATAATATACCTGTTGGTGCCACGTTGAAAGTCACCGTCAATTGTTCGTGCGGGAATCGCTTGGTTTCGAACGATTACGGTTTGTTTATTACGTACCCGCTTCGGCCAGAGGACACTGTGGAATCGATCGCCAACGCTACGGGACTTGATGTGACACTGCTGGAGAGTTACAACCCAGGAGTGAATTTCAACCAAGGGAGTGGCTTGGTGTATATCCCAGGCAAAGGTACGTGA